A single genomic interval of Fibrobacter sp. UWB4 harbors:
- the nudC gene encoding NAD(+) diphosphatase produces the protein MIHEIAPHKLDNEFKDIAPKPTDYLIIFNGEQTLFKKAGDNFAIPRVSEFPQCECHYLISIDGDVYFLCNTNLPEVPEGYEFRGNRTFRTLESHLERLGGATSAHIAKWESLNKFCGKCGCLMKRGLKERSMICPSCKNTVYPKISPVVIVAVRNGNELLMARNLDNPDKTRMFLISGFVEIGESLEQAVKREVLEEAGVRVKNIKYFGSQPWPFSESLISGYTAELDGDPTIHMQEAELACATWVKREDIPEYDTSVSISSCLIENFRSGYTIKE, from the coding sequence ATGATTCACGAAATTGCTCCGCACAAGTTAGATAACGAATTTAAAGACATCGCACCGAAGCCCACTGATTACTTGATTATTTTCAATGGCGAGCAAACGCTTTTCAAGAAAGCTGGCGACAACTTCGCCATTCCGCGTGTAAGCGAGTTTCCACAGTGCGAATGCCATTACCTGATCAGCATTGACGGGGACGTTTATTTCTTGTGCAATACGAATCTGCCAGAAGTTCCAGAAGGCTATGAGTTCCGCGGCAACCGCACGTTCCGTACGCTTGAAAGCCATTTGGAGCGCCTCGGCGGTGCAACGTCGGCACACATTGCCAAGTGGGAAAGTTTGAACAAGTTCTGCGGCAAGTGTGGATGCCTCATGAAGCGTGGCCTCAAAGAACGCTCCATGATCTGCCCAAGCTGCAAGAACACGGTCTACCCCAAGATTTCGCCGGTCGTAATTGTCGCTGTTCGCAACGGCAATGAACTTTTGATGGCTCGCAACTTGGACAATCCGGACAAGACACGCATGTTCCTGATTTCTGGATTCGTGGAAATCGGCGAATCGCTTGAGCAGGCGGTCAAGCGCGAAGTCCTGGAAGAAGCGGGCGTCCGCGTGAAGAACATCAAGTACTTTGGCAGCCAGCCGTGGCCATTCTCGGAATCGCTCATCTCGGGCTACACAGCAGAACTCGATGGCGATCCGACGATTCACATGCAAGAAGCGGAACTCGCTTGCGCCACTTGGGTCAAGCGCGAAGACATTCCCGAATACGACACGAGCGTAAGCATCAGCAGTTGCCTGATCGAGAATTTCCGTTCGGGATATACGATTAAGGAATAA
- the speA gene encoding biosynthetic arginine decarboxylase, translating into MKKWRIDDSRDLYNVKGWGVSYFDINDKGHATVSPIKNGGPSIDLYELVQELSLRDVSTPVLLRFPDILDSRIEKIHECFTKATTEYGYKGGHYSIFPIKVNQQRAVLEEVVSHGSKFNIGLEAGSKPELHAVLANMQNPDALIICNGYKDEDFIELALLAQKMGKKIFIVVEKMNELHLVVDLSRRIGVRPNIGIRIKLASSGSGKWEESGGYHSKFGLNSSELLEALDYIKEEKMEDCMKLIHFHLGSQITNIRHIKNGLREVSQFYVQIRKMGMGLEFVDVGGGLGVDYDGTRSSNASSVNYSIQEYANDVVYAMYEACENGDVPHPNIIAESGRALSAHHSILVFNVLETAGQAFFDESIHEISDDAPEALKDLYGIYKSLSPKNLLESWHDAMQINDDTLSGFKMGDVDLQTRAMSERLFWSIARKVDQLARDLRHPPYELSELPRLLAEKYFCNFSLFQSLPDSWGVDQVFPIMPIQRLDEEPTIETTIQDVTCDSDGKIDMFVRGGEVARTIPLHPIKKDEPYFIAVYLVGAYQEILGDLHNLFGDTNAVHIVCNDNGGYDIDKVIDGESVEDVLDYVNFSDKALVRNMENWVTRSVKEGKITLQEGKEFLNIYRSGLYGYTYLE; encoded by the coding sequence ATGAAAAAATGGCGCATTGACGATTCCCGAGATCTTTACAACGTAAAGGGTTGGGGCGTAAGTTACTTTGACATTAACGACAAGGGTCACGCGACGGTTTCGCCGATCAAGAACGGCGGTCCGAGCATTGACCTTTACGAGCTCGTGCAGGAACTTTCCTTGCGCGATGTTTCGACTCCTGTGTTGTTGCGTTTCCCGGATATTCTGGACAGCCGCATCGAAAAGATTCACGAGTGCTTCACGAAGGCGACGACTGAATATGGCTACAAGGGTGGCCATTACAGCATCTTCCCGATCAAGGTGAACCAGCAGCGTGCGGTCTTGGAAGAAGTGGTGAGTCACGGTTCCAAGTTCAACATCGGCCTCGAGGCAGGTTCCAAGCCGGAACTCCATGCGGTTCTTGCGAACATGCAGAACCCGGACGCTTTGATCATCTGCAACGGCTACAAGGACGAAGACTTTATCGAACTTGCACTCCTCGCACAGAAAATGGGCAAGAAGATTTTCATTGTCGTCGAGAAGATGAACGAGCTTCACTTGGTTGTAGACTTGTCTCGTCGCATCGGAGTGCGCCCGAACATCGGCATCCGCATCAAGCTTGCAAGCTCAGGCAGCGGCAAGTGGGAAGAATCCGGCGGATACCACAGCAAGTTCGGTCTCAATAGCTCTGAACTTTTGGAAGCTCTCGACTACATCAAGGAAGAGAAGATGGAAGACTGTATGAAGCTCATCCACTTCCACTTGGGTAGCCAGATTACGAACATTCGCCATATCAAGAATGGACTCCGCGAAGTGTCGCAGTTCTACGTCCAAATTAGAAAGATGGGCATGGGCCTTGAATTCGTGGACGTGGGCGGCGGCTTAGGCGTAGATTACGACGGTACACGCAGTTCTAACGCGAGCTCCGTGAACTATTCCATCCAGGAATACGCAAACGACGTCGTGTACGCGATGTACGAAGCTTGCGAAAACGGCGACGTTCCTCACCCGAACATCATTGCGGAATCAGGCCGTGCTCTTTCGGCTCACCATTCCATCCTGGTGTTCAACGTGCTTGAAACGGCTGGCCAGGCGTTCTTTGACGAAAGTATTCATGAAATCAGCGATGATGCGCCGGAAGCACTGAAGGACTTGTACGGCATTTACAAGAGCCTTTCTCCGAAGAACTTGCTCGAAAGCTGGCACGATGCCATGCAGATTAACGACGACACCTTGAGCGGTTTCAAGATGGGCGACGTGGATTTGCAGACGCGCGCTATGAGCGAACGCTTGTTCTGGAGCATCGCCCGCAAGGTGGACCAGCTCGCTCGCGACTTGCGCCATCCGCCTTATGAATTGAGCGAACTTCCGCGCTTGCTTGCCGAAAAGTACTTCTGCAACTTCAGCCTTTTCCAGAGCCTCCCGGACAGCTGGGGCGTGGATCAGGTGTTCCCGATTATGCCGATCCAGCGTTTGGACGAAGAGCCGACGATTGAGACGACAATTCAGGATGTGACTTGCGATAGTGACGGCAAGATTGACATGTTCGTTCGCGGCGGCGAAGTGGCACGAACCATTCCGCTCCATCCGATCAAGAAAGACGAGCCATACTTTATCGCGGTTTACCTCGTCGGTGCATACCAGGAAATTCTCGGTGACCTCCACAACCTCTTTGGCGATACGAATGCCGTACACATTGTCTGCAACGACAACGGCGGCTACGACATCGACAAGGTGATTGACGGCGAATCCGTGGAAGACGTGCTCGACTACGTGAACTTCAGCGACAAGGCTCTTGTCCGCAACATGGAAAACTGGGTCACGCGCTCTGTGAAGGAAGGAAAGATTACGCTTCAGGAAGGCAAGGAATTCTTGAACATCTATCGTTCCGGACTTTACGGATACACGTATCTGGAGTAA
- a CDS encoding saccharopine dehydrogenase family protein, which produces MARALIIGCGAVATVAIKKCCTCSEVFSEICIASRHRENCEKLAQELRPNTKTVITTAAVDADKAENVSALIREYKPDLVMNIALPYQDLAIMDACLECGVNYMDTANYEPENIDDPEWRKVYDKRCKEKGFSAYFDYSWQWAYKEKFEKAGLTALLGSGFDPGVSQAYCAYALKHQFDTIEEIDILDCNGGDHGYKFATNFNPEINLREVSAPGSYWDTDENGKGHWVEIPAMSIKREYNFAQVGKKDMYLLHHEEIESLAQNIPGIKRIRFFMTFGQSYLDHMRCLEDVGMLSTQPIKFQGQDIVPIQFLKALLPDPASLGPRTVGKTNIGCIFKGTKDGKPKTYYLYNVCDHQECYKELGSQAIAYTTGVPAMCGAMMVLTGKWNKPGVHTVEEFDPDPFMEALTKYGLPWNEDFNPVLVD; this is translated from the coding sequence ATGGCAAGAGCATTGATTATCGGTTGTGGCGCCGTTGCCACAGTTGCTATCAAGAAGTGCTGCACCTGCAGCGAAGTTTTTAGCGAAATCTGCATCGCCAGCCGTCATCGCGAAAATTGCGAGAAGTTGGCTCAGGAACTCCGCCCGAATACGAAGACGGTCATCACGACTGCCGCTGTCGATGCGGACAAGGCCGAGAACGTCTCTGCTCTTATTAGAGAATACAAGCCGGACCTGGTGATGAATATCGCTCTCCCCTACCAGGACCTCGCCATCATGGATGCATGCCTTGAATGTGGCGTGAACTACATGGACACGGCGAACTACGAGCCGGAAAATATCGATGATCCGGAATGGCGCAAGGTCTACGACAAGCGCTGCAAGGAAAAAGGCTTTAGCGCCTACTTCGATTACAGCTGGCAGTGGGCTTACAAGGAAAAGTTTGAAAAGGCTGGTCTCACGGCATTGTTGGGTTCCGGCTTTGACCCGGGTGTTTCTCAGGCATACTGCGCCTACGCCTTGAAGCACCAGTTCGACACGATCGAAGAAATCGATATTCTCGACTGCAATGGCGGCGATCACGGTTACAAGTTCGCCACGAACTTCAACCCGGAAATCAACCTCCGCGAAGTTTCTGCTCCGGGCAGCTACTGGGACACGGACGAAAACGGCAAGGGTCACTGGGTTGAAATTCCGGCCATGAGCATCAAGCGCGAATACAACTTCGCACAGGTCGGCAAGAAGGACATGTACCTCCTCCACCACGAAGAAATTGAATCCTTGGCCCAGAACATTCCGGGCATCAAGCGCATCCGCTTCTTCATGACGTTTGGTCAGAGCTACCTCGACCACATGCGTTGCCTCGAAGACGTGGGCATGCTCAGCACGCAGCCGATCAAGTTCCAGGGTCAGGACATTGTTCCGATCCAGTTCCTCAAGGCTCTCCTCCCGGATCCGGCAAGCCTCGGTCCTCGCACGGTGGGCAAGACGAACATCGGTTGCATTTTCAAGGGCACTAAGGATGGCAAGCCGAAGACTTACTATCTGTACAACGTTTGCGACCACCAGGAATGCTACAAGGAACTCGGCAGCCAGGCTATCGCCTACACGACTGGCGTTCCGGCTATGTGCGGTGCCATGATGGTGCTCACGGGCAAGTGGAACAAGCCGGGTGTGCATACGGTCGAAGAGTTCGATCCGGATCCGTTCATGGAAGCCCTCACTAAGTACGGTCTCCCGTGGAACGAAGACTTCAACCCGGTGCTTGTCGATTAG